CGCCCCACGATATCTGCTCGTCACACCGGGTGAAGTCGTACCCCTGCCGAGGTCTTCAGAAGGGCACCGGCGGCCGGTCCTGGGGCATTGGAACCGGACCGGGGCCGCATATGAAACGGTCCCGAACAAACTGATCCGCCGTTCACATTCGACTCTTCATCTCCCGTCCCGCGGGCCGTTTAAATCGAGGATTCACAGAGCTCCCGCCCTGTGCTACGAACGCCGGCCCCTCCGGGGCGGAGGCAGGGAACCGTCTGCCGTCGCGCGGCGCGTACTTCCACCCTGTGCGCTTCTGAGTTTACTTCCGGTGTTGTTTCACGACCTCGACGTACTGCTTCGCCAGTTGCGTGATACGGGCGAAGTCGCCGGCCGCGACCGCCTTCGGTTCCACCATCTGCGAGCCGACGCCCAAACACACCGCACCGGCCTTCAGGAACTCGGGCGCGGTGGTCAGATCGACCCCGCCCGTGGGCATCAGCTTCACTTGCGGGAGCGGCCCGCGCAGCGCTTTGAAGAACGCGGGACCGACCACATCGGCCGGGAACACCTTCACGATGTCCGCACCCGCCTCCCACGCGGCCAGCACTTCCGTCGGGGTGAACGCGCCCGGCATCACGAGCTTGTCGTAGCGCCGGCACATTTTGATGACGTCCAGATTCAAACTCGGCGCGACGATAAATTCCGCGCCCGCGAGGAGCGCGGCGCGGGCCGTTTCCGGGTCGAGCACGGTGCCCGCACCGAGCAGCACGCGGTCGCCGAGGTGCTTCTTGGCGGCGCGAATCACGTCGAGCGCGTTCGGCACGGTGAGGGTGACTTCGGCCACCGTCACGCCCCCGTCGGCGAGCGCCTTCACGACCTCGACGAGCGGTTCCGGGGAGGAGAAACGAACGACAGCGACGATGCCGCAATCGGTCACGCGCTGCAAATCTTGTTCACGGCTCATGCAGCGGATTTTCCGCAATTCGGGCCAAACGGCAACGGTCCCGCTCAGTTTGGACGCAACACGAACCGTGAACTATTGTTGGGGCATGGCACCGCCACCGTCCCCCTCCCGGTACGAATCGCTCGACGTGTGGCGCGGCGCCGCGTGCCTGTTGGTCGTAGCGCTTCACGCGACGGTGTACTCGGCGAACGAAAGTTTTGACGCGCGCGTGCGTTCCGAAGGCGGGTCCGTCTTTGAATGGGTGCTCGTCGCGGCCGGGCGGTTGTGGATCGGTGTCCCGTTGTTCTTCGTAATCAGCGGCTACTGCATCGCCGCCAGTGCCGATGCGGTGCGCGCGAGGCCCGGGGGCGTGGGGCGCTACTTCGTGCGCCGGGCGCGCCGCATCTATCCGCCACTATGGGCCGCGCTCGTACTGGCGGTCGCGGTAATGTTTCTGCTCCCCCCCTTCGCGCAGCCCGCCCCAACGTCCGAAGGAGCGGTTCCGCTGGCGCCGCCCGCGCACCTGACCGTGTGGCAGTGGGTCGGCAACGCGACGCTCACCGAATCGTGGCGCGCCGCGCTCGCGGGCGGCCCGACCGGTTACGTGCTCGGTCAGTTGTGGACGCTGTGCTACGAGGAGCAGTTTTACATCGTGATGGGCGCGATTCTCCTGATCGCGCGGCGCTGGTTCTTCCCCGGGGTTTGGCTGGTGACCGCGCTCGTTCTGTTCAATTTGTCGTCACTGACCCCGTACCCGGTTAGACCCGCCGGGCTGTTCACCGACGGCTTGTGGATCGCGTTCGCGGCCGGGGTCGCGGTGTATTACCGACTGATCCACGCGCCGGCCACAACGGGCGCGAGCATCGAGTTCGCGCTGTTGATTTTCGGAGCCACCGCGCTCGCGGGGGAGGCGGACCCGTTCGACACGCGCCAGACGCTCGCGAAATACAACGCGGTCGCGTGCGGGTTCGCCGTGTTACTGTGCCGGCTCAGGCGCTTCGACTCGGCCCTGGCAACAAGCCGATGGACGGCCCCGCTCCGGTTCTGCGGGCGCATGTGCTACAGCCTGTACCTCACGCACCCGCTCGTCGCGGTGCCGATCGCGTGGATGTGCTCCCGTGCCGGGGTGGCCACGCCCGCCCTGACGGTTCTCGTCACGCTGCCACTTTGTATGGTTTCGGCTGCGGGGCTGGGGTACGCCTTCCACCGGGTCGTCGAGCGCCGGTTCCTCGGGCCGAGCCGAGCCCCCGGCGCGGGCTGAAATGCCGGTGCCGACTCCCGCCCGGCACGCGCCTTGAATACACTTCTCACGTCGTGCCCGCGCCCAATCCTCAATTCGGACGCTGCCAATGCGCCGCCGCCCGTTCCCGCTCATCGTTCTGTCGGTCGGGGTCGGTCTCGTACTGTTCACCGCGTTCCGCCCCGTGTTCGCGCACGCGGACGCGGTGCCGGCGGACGACCCGACTCAGTACCCCACCGTCGAGATCAAGCCCGTTTCCGGCCCCACGGCCACGCGGAAGCTGAAGCTCTCGGCGGTCACGCTGAGGACCGAGACCGGCACCACGACCATCGGGATGCAGCACGTCAAGCGGATCACGTTTCAGGGCGACCCGGACAGCAAATCGAACGATACCGTTCAGCTCGCGGACAAGTCCATCGTGAGGGGGCACGTGACCGCGGAACAGTTCGTGGTCGAAGTGGACGGCGTCGACGCCCCGTGGAAGAAGGCGGACGTGCGCGAAATCAAGGTCGTGCGCGACGAGCACCTCTCGCTGCTCGCGATCCTGTTGGGCCTCCTCACGCTCACCGCAATGGAGATCGTGCTGGGCATCGATAACGTGATCTTCCTGGCCATCGTCGCGGACAAACTGCCCGCCGACCAGCGCCCGCGGGCGCGCAAGATCGGCCTCGCCGCGGCACTGGGCACGCGCCTCCTGTTACTACTCTCGCTGTCGTTCCTGCTCGGCCTCACGACGCCGCTCTTCACGCTCCCGGAACTCGGGCTCCTGCACGATCTCGAGGCCCGAGAGGTGTCGTGGCGCGACCTCATCTTGCTCGCCGGCGGGCTGTTCCTGATCGGGAAGAGCACGTTCGAGGTTCACGAGAAGATGGAGCACGCGAAGGCGGAACAGGACGGGGCCGCGCCGTCGGCGCCCACAAAAGTAGTAAGCTTCGCCCGCGTCATCGTGACCATTGCGGTCATCGACATCGTGTTCTCGCTCGACTCGGTCATCACCGCGGTCGGGATGGTCGAGCAGGTGTGGGTGATGATCGTGGCGATGGTGATCGCGATGCTCGTGATGCTCTATTTTGCCGGGCCGATCGCGCACTTCGTGGAGAAGCACCCGACGATCAAGGTGCTGGCGCTCAGCTTCCTCATCCTGATCGGCGTGATGCTGGTCGCGGAGGGCTTGGGGCAGCACATCGACAAGGGGTACATCTACGTCGCGATGTCGTTCGCGCTGATCGTGGAAATGGTCAACATGAAGCTGCGCGGCCCGAAGAAAGAGGGCGCCGCGAAGTCGTAAGGCTAGCTGAAACTTGTATCGTGGCCCGGGCCTCTGGAACGTGCCGTTTCAGATCGCGCTCCTGGCGCTCACGTCGGTTGCCTCGGAGCTCGTTGTGCTGGCAGGGTACGGGTTCGCGGCGGGCCGGTTGTCGCACTGGGCGAAGCGCCCCGGTGTCACGCCACGGCCGATCGCGCCGCGGGAACGCTGCTCGTGGGGGCCGGGATCGGTCTGGGGTTGACCGCGAACCGTTGAAGGGGTCGCGTTACGCGCCGATGGCCGCGAGCGCCGATTGGAGATCGCCGCGGGCGTATGGTTTTTGCAAGAACCCGGTGGCCGAGTCGCTCGCGAGGTCTTCGGGCACCGCTTCGGCGGTGTACCCGCTGCACAGGATGACGGGAACGGTCGAGCGGTCGCGGATCGCGGCGAGGGCCTCCGCCCCGTCCATGACGGGCATCATCAGGTCGAGCAGCACCACCCGCACGAGATCGGCGTGGGCCACGAACAGGGCCACGGCTTCCGCGCCGTTGCACGCGGTGAGCACCTCGTACCCCATCTGTTTCAGCATCAGTTCACCGACCTGCCGGACGATCGGTTCGTCGTCCGCGACGAGCGCGAGCCCGCGCGCCTCGGCGACGGCCGCCGGCGCGGGCCGGGGGTCCGGGGCCGGGGTCGCCCGCGGTTGGGGCCGCGGAATGGATTCGGTGCGCCGCCCGCGGCGGTGGCGCGGGGGGGATTCGAGCGGGGTGCGGAGCAGCGGGTCCATCGGCGCGGGCGTGGTCACGGCTTCGGGCAGCGCTTCGGTTGTTACCGGGAGCAGGACGGTGAACCGGGTTCCGAATCCCGCGCGGCTGTCCACGCGGATGCCGCCGCCGTGCCCGCGAATGATCCCGAGGACCGCGGACATCCCGAGCCCGCGCCCGGTGAATTTCGTGGTGAAGAACGGGTCGAAGAGCCGGGCCTTCGTCGCGTCGTCCATCCCGCACCCGGTGTCCGACACGATGAGTTCGATGAACTGCCCCGGCGCGGCCGGGCTGTACACCCCGCCGCTGACCGCCTCGAGTGCGAGGTCGTGCGCGGTCGTGGTCACGGTCACGGTCCCGGCCCGGTCGCCGATGGCTTCGCCGGCGTTGATGAGCAGGTTCATCAGAACCTGCCGGAGCTGCCCGTCGTCGCCCGTAATAAGCGGGAGCGTCGGCGACAGGTGCAGGTTCAGTTGCACCTTCTTGGGCAGGGTCACCCGCAGCAGTTCCGTGGTCTGGCTGATGAGCTCGTTCAGGTCGATCGTGCGGAGCAGGAACCGGCCCTTACCCGAGTACGCGAGCAACTGGCGCGTCAGCCCGCCCGCCTGCGCGACGCCGCTCAACACGGTGGCGAGGTGGTCGCGGGCCGGGTGCCCCTCCGGGAGCAAACCGGCCGCCAGTTCCGCGTGCCCGTGTATCCCCGCGAGCAGGTTGTTGAAGTCGTGTGCCACGCCCCCGGCCAGGACGCCGAGCGCTTCGAGGCGCTGCGTGTCCTGCATCTTGCGCTCGAGCGCGGTCCGCTCGGCTTCCGCGAGCCGGC
The Gemmata palustris DNA segment above includes these coding regions:
- a CDS encoding bifunctional 4-hydroxy-2-oxoglutarate aldolase/2-dehydro-3-deoxy-phosphogluconate aldolase; protein product: MSREQDLQRVTDCGIVAVVRFSSPEPLVEVVKALADGGVTVAEVTLTVPNALDVIRAAKKHLGDRVLLGAGTVLDPETARAALLAGAEFIVAPSLNLDVIKMCRRYDKLVMPGAFTPTEVLAAWEAGADIVKVFPADVVGPAFFKALRGPLPQVKLMPTGGVDLTTAPEFLKAGAVCLGVGSQMVEPKAVAAGDFARITQLAKQYVEVVKQHRK
- a CDS encoding acyltransferase family protein, whose translation is MAPPPSPSRYESLDVWRGAACLLVVALHATVYSANESFDARVRSEGGSVFEWVLVAAGRLWIGVPLFFVISGYCIAASADAVRARPGGVGRYFVRRARRIYPPLWAALVLAVAVMFLLPPFAQPAPTSEGAVPLAPPAHLTVWQWVGNATLTESWRAALAGGPTGYVLGQLWTLCYEEQFYIVMGAILLIARRWFFPGVWLVTALVLFNLSSLTPYPVRPAGLFTDGLWIAFAAGVAVYYRLIHAPATTGASIEFALLIFGATALAGEADPFDTRQTLAKYNAVACGFAVLLCRLRRFDSALATSRWTAPLRFCGRMCYSLYLTHPLVAVPIAWMCSRAGVATPALTVLVTLPLCMVSAAGLGYAFHRVVERRFLGPSRAPGAG
- a CDS encoding TerC family protein, with translation MRRRPFPLIVLSVGVGLVLFTAFRPVFAHADAVPADDPTQYPTVEIKPVSGPTATRKLKLSAVTLRTETGTTTIGMQHVKRITFQGDPDSKSNDTVQLADKSIVRGHVTAEQFVVEVDGVDAPWKKADVREIKVVRDEHLSLLAILLGLLTLTAMEIVLGIDNVIFLAIVADKLPADQRPRARKIGLAAALGTRLLLLLSLSFLLGLTTPLFTLPELGLLHDLEAREVSWRDLILLAGGLFLIGKSTFEVHEKMEHAKAEQDGAAPSAPTKVVSFARVIVTIAVIDIVFSLDSVITAVGMVEQVWVMIVAMVIAMLVMLYFAGPIAHFVEKHPTIKVLALSFLILIGVMLVAEGLGQHIDKGYIYVAMSFALIVEMVNMKLRGPKKEGAAKS
- a CDS encoding hybrid sensor histidine kinase/response regulator, with the translated sequence MTRTTPHTTDKLRCAGWYLAGVFAVAIAYYATARVGLLFSVEGTHVAFIWPPTGIAVAVLSRAGRKFFPGIFLGAIACEFQLFPWWVALCVSAGNAVGPLIAVEILRRFRFNPTSAGRRDLYAFLLAGLVGMTATATNGALWRMLGGLPPIELVPAWLVWWLGDTAGLLIVAPPLLTAVRPRMNRSAIRPTLVLLLTTVLCGIAFTNAAAAPVRSLMVFPPFMLLIWVGMNERLRVGSLHVLILAAFAVAGTSEGVGAFGHLAPMTKMLMVWALAITAALITLAMTTTLAERERAEAALTTAAREYQNLVDSTPAAIVRYTPEGKLTFVNETLCRLLGYPRDLLIGQSVMEFIPEMPREEMVADLPVPQPITGPASGASGMIRKPDGSCLWYRWTARHITTGDGRSEIQAVGIDLTERRLAEAERTALERKMQDTQRLEALGVLAGGVAHDFNNLLAGIHGHAELAAGLLPEGHPARDHLATVLSGVAQAGGLTRQLLAYSGKGRFLLRTIDLNELISQTTELLRVTLPKKVQLNLHLSPTLPLITGDDGQLRQVLMNLLINAGEAIGDRAGTVTVTTTAHDLALEAVSGGVYSPAAPGQFIELIVSDTGCGMDDATKARLFDPFFTTKFTGRGLGMSAVLGIIRGHGGGIRVDSRAGFGTRFTVLLPVTTEALPEAVTTPAPMDPLLRTPLESPPRHRRGRRTESIPRPQPRATPAPDPRPAPAAVAEARGLALVADDEPIVRQVGELMLKQMGYEVLTACNGAEAVALFVAHADLVRVVLLDLMMPVMDGAEALAAIRDRSTVPVILCSGYTAEAVPEDLASDSATGFLQKPYARGDLQSALAAIGA